CCAATCCATTCCAAACCAGCAGGATTATGCTGCTCTCGTCCAGGCTATGGAGCTTCGATACGGGGACGAGCACTTACAGGAAGTTTATAGGGTCCAGCTGAAGACCAGACAATAGCGGGTCAGTGAAACCCTACAAGAGCTAAAGACGGACATTGAACGACTTGCCCATCTGGCATACCCCACAGCAGCACAGGAGTTCCTCGAAGTAATCGTCACTGATGCCTTCATCGATGCCGTTCGAGATCCAGAGCTAAAAAAGGTTATTAGAGTTAGTGGCAAGCGTAAGGCCAGCGAAGCCCTTGTGTATGCTCTGTCCTATGAAGCCGCTAAGAACGCATCCATCAACAGTCATCATGGTCGGAGACTGGAAGTTCAGGAAGAAGATCTAACACAAGTACTCAGGCGGATGACGGAGGTTCTTGAAGAGTATAAGCCAAGCCGGTCACAGGGAGCTCATCGTGCGACCAGGGTCCGTTGCTGGAACTGTGGTGAATCTGGGCATATACAAAGGATGTGTAGAAGAACACCTAATCAGCAAGAAGCGATTCAGCACAGATCAGAAAGGGGTGCATGGCCTGGAGCCAATGGCTATCGGGAAAACTAACATTCGTCGGCTTCAAGGGGCAGAAACCGGCGATCCAGGAAATGGGAGCCCCTGTCAATGTCACTCCAATAGCTGTGCTGGGACAGAGTAGGAGTCTTATGGTAGAAGGAAGGATTGGAATTCGGAAGTATCGGTTTCTCATAGACACTGGTGCTTCACGTTCAGTCATTCGGCCAAATGTCGCAAACAGCAATAATACTACAAATGTGAGCCTTTTCTCCctgaaaacagccagtggagaactgatgcccataaaaggACTGGCGGACTTAGAATTTGAGCTCGGGTGTCAGTCATTCGGGCATGAATTTTTGATAGCAAACATAACTGATGATTGCATTTTAGGTCTAGATTTTCTACAGAAATTTGGATTTTCCATTAACATTAGCGGAGGAACTTTGTTGTATGGAAATGTGGAGATTCCATTGTTAGGTGATAGTGAAGAAGGAAACAATCGGATGATGAAAATACTATTGACGGAGGATACAAATCTGCCTGCACAGTCCGAATCAATTATTTGAGGAAATCCATGCGATTTTGTGTAGACTACAGAGCACTTAATGAAGTCACGCATAAAGATAGCTATCCACTCCCAAGAATAGACGATACCTTGGATACGCTTGCTGGATCACAGTTTTTTTCTACTCTTGATCTAAAGAGCGGATACTGGCAGGTGGGAATGCATCCTGAGGATAAAGAGAAAACGGCTTTCTCTGCTGGCAACGGTCTTTGGCAGTTCACTGTGATGCCTTTTGGTCTCTGTAATGCTCCCGCCACTTTTGAAAGATTGATGGAGCGCGTTTTACAGGGACTTCATTGGAACACGTGTCTTGTATACCTGGATGACATTATAGTCACTGGTAGGATGTTTGAAGAGCATCTGGCAAATCTACATAAGTTTTTGGACGGATCAGGAATGCGGGTATGAAAATCAATCCAAAGAAGTGCTCGTTTTTCAGGAAGAGTGTCAAATATCTTGGCCACATAGTATCAGGGGACGGCATCAGCACTGATCCTGACAAGACTGAGGCAGTAAAACGTTGGCCTACACCATCCAATATTCGAGAACTAAGAAGTTTTTTAGGACTCTGTACGTACTATAGACGGTTTGTGCCAAATTTCTCCAATATATGTGCACCCCTTCATCGATTGACAGAACAAAAGAGGTCATTCAACTGGACTCAGGAGTGTCAAGAGTCCTTTGAAATGTTAAAAGACACACTTGTCTTATCCTCCATACTTGCCTATCCGATACCAGGCATGACGTTCATTTTGGATACGGATGCAAGCAATACCGGAATAGGCGCCGTCCTTTCCCAAAAGATTGATGGAACGGAA
This genomic stretch from Biomphalaria glabrata chromosome 4, xgBioGlab47.1, whole genome shotgun sequence harbors:
- the LOC129925939 gene encoding retroviral-like aspartic protease 1, producing the protein MGAPVNVTPIAVLGQSRSLMVEGRIGIRKYRFLIDTGASRSVIRPNVANSNNTTNVSLFSLKTASGELMPIKGLADLEFELGCQSFGHEFLIANITDDCILGLDFLQKFGFSINISGGTLLYGNVEIPLLGDSEEGNNRMMKILLTEDTNLPAQSESII